One genomic region from Enoplosus armatus isolate fEnoArm2 chromosome 17, fEnoArm2.hap1, whole genome shotgun sequence encodes:
- the recql5 gene encoding ATP-dependent DNA helicase Q5: MTTTLKEALKTHFGFDNFRSKIQEDVVKAVVRGDRDVFVCMPTGAGKSLCYQLPALLADGITLVISPLIALIQDQVDRLKGLNIPACSINSKLPAGERRLILADLGSSSPKLKLLYITPEMVASPSFQPCLMGLCSRGLLSYLAVDEAHCVSQWGHDFRPDYLKLGELRARLPGVPCLALTATAPKNVQEDIVKSLRLSTPVSFVTPVFRSNLHYDVIFRELLPNPYVHLCAFIKKALALDSGSYGQGCGIVYCRTRDGCETVAYQLTKLGVLAKPYHAGLKAGDRTESQNEWMQGKVPVIVATISFGMGVDKANVRFVAHWNLAKSLASYYQESGRAGRDGLPSSCRTYYSARDKEQINFLIRQEVARKQEKRGSAKEMDKTALKDFEAMVSFCAQEACRHATISKFFGDKMPNCAGACDFCCNPKVVRAQLERAAALSTRTEAQSKEPKGPFGFQPGLYEGGKKGYGFERYDEVDAGSSEDDGTHRKKEFSDLFKKQMNLRKGTDGQTEDFVLPDADCPLREASSQRIPRLTIKAREHCLCLLQEALHGHQGAEDAFNCDNLSLAVDIEHAVFKSSKSSNLYKAAVLKKVSEMKKTSPASSGRERGEGEKTNSCSESTDIESKLKEEASSSSSSCFSEELQGFTSASEIYSMKRKRVGAGQRGSSNPFLTAKDLLKPSMLDSLSNKGTESGGFYNDSSGGSGGEMREETNADASSAVTSSIRARANAAAAASLNSPTKAGRAMSRKQQKLAEAAKSSRNISQYFAKKQITEESQEEAETQTGLDATLSCSTVEVPQKNSSQQEHSPAAVEAAEISPVESDTEDVIHVERKKEVIVILDDDEEEQTETLELERVQDTYEESTSQPNEKEEPEEEAKAPLIAGLTDAMKVSRESSPPAKRSRPADGSGRRVTFNPNVQERALHPVNEPKPVTLKEAADIVVRYLDPFYTQGKFATKELFKSFARYLSHLLVEGRSRGKGQVKAEAKSLIKKFFSRVQRCESEADWKHLKRPHSCKTTENKE, encoded by the exons ATGACAACAACTTTAAAAGAAGCGTTAAAAACCCACTTTGGCTTTGACAACTTCAGGTCTAAAATACAGGAAGATGTTGTCAAAGCGGTGGTCAGAG GTGACagggatgtgtttgtgtgcatgcccACTGGAGCAGGAAAGTCCCTCTGCTACCAGCTGCCTGCACTTCTGGCTGATGGCATTACTCTGGTTATATCCCCGCTGATTGCTCTCATTCAG GACCAAGTGGACCGCCTGAAGGGTCTGAACATCCCTGCCTGCTCCATCAACTCCAAGCTCCCAGCAGGCGAGCGCCGTCTGATACTGGCCGACTTAGGGAGCAGCAGCCCCAAGCTGAAGCTGCTCTACATCACCCCAGAGATGGTGGCTTCTCCCTCGTTCCAGCCCTGCCTGATGGGCCTGTGCTCCCGTGGCCTGCTGTCTTACCTGGCTGTGGACGAGGCTCACTGCGTCTCCCAGTGGGGGCACGATTTCAGGCCAGACTACCTCAAACTGGGCGAGCTGCGTGCTCGTTTGCCGGGGGTTCCCTGTTTGGCCCTGACGGCGACAGCGCCCAAGAATGTACAAGAGGACATTGTTAAGTCTCTGAGGCTGAGCACACCAGTGTCTTTTGTCACACCTGTCTTCCGCAGTAACTTGCACTATGATGTGATCTTCAGGGAGCTGCTGCCAAACCCCTACGTCCACCTCTGCGCCTTCATCAAGAAGGCGCTGGCACTGGACAGCGGGTCTTATGGACAG GGCTGTGGGATTGTATACTGTCGGACCAGAGACGGCTGTGAAACTGTGGCTTACCAGCTGACCAAGCTTGGAGTCTTGGCCAAGCCTTATCATGCAG GTCTGAAGGCAGGAGACCGCACAGAGTCCCAGAATGAGTGGATGCAGGGGAAGGTGCCGGTGATTGTAGCCACCATCAGCTTTGGTATGGGAGTAGACAAGGCCAATGTCAG GTTTGTAGCTCACTGGAACCTCGCTAAGTCCCTAGCCAGTTACTACCAAGAGTCTGGGCGAGCTGGGAGAGACGGGCTGCCCTCCTCCTGTCGCACGTACTACTCCGCGAGAGATAAGGAGCAAATTAACTTCCTCATCCGGCAGGAGGTCGCCCGCAAACAG GAAAAACGTGGCTCTGCAAAGGAGATGGACAAAACAGCCCTTAAAGACTTTGAAGCCATGGTCTCGTTCTGTGCACAAGAGGC TTGCCGCCATGCCACCATCTCCAAGTTCTTTGGGGACAAGATGCCAAACTGTGCAGGTGCCTGCGACTTCTGCTGTAACCCCAAAGTTGTTCGAGCCCAGCTGGAGAGGGCGGCTGCGCTCAGCACCAGGACTGAAGCTCAGAGCAAAGAGCCCAAAGGACCGTTCGGTTTCCAGCCGGGCCTTTatgaaggaggaaagaagggcTACGGCTTTGAAAG GTATGATGAAGTGGACGCAGGTAGCAGTGAAGATGATGGCACGCACAGGAAAAAGGAGTTTTCTGACCTCTTCAAGAAGCAGATGAACCTGCGGAAG GGAACTGACGGTCAGACGGAAGACTTTGTTCTCCCAG ATGCTGACTGCCCGCTCAGAGAGGCCAGCAGCCAGAGGATCCCCAGGCTCACTATAAAG GCCAGAGAGCACTGCCTGTGCCTCCTGCAGGAGGCGTTACatggccaccagggggcagaaGACGCGTTCAA cTGTGACAACCTGTCTTTAGCGGTGGATATCGAACATGCGGTCTTTAAAAGCAGCAAGTCGTCCAACTTGTACAAAGCTGCTGTACTAAAGAAG GTATCGGAGATGAAGAAAACATCACCTGCATCAAGTGGacgagaaagaggagaaggtgagaagacaaacagctgcagtgaaTCCACAGACATTGAGTCAAAACTCAAAGAGGAAgcgtcttcctcttcttcttcctgcttttcTGAGGAGCTGCAGGGATTCACATCTGCGTCTGAGATCTACTCA ATGAAGCGTAAGAGAGTAGGGGCAGGCCAGAGGGGCTCGTCCAACCCCTTCCTGACTGCTAAGGATCTGCTGAAGCCCTCCATGTTGGACTCTCTGTCTAACAAAGGGACAGAAAGCGGCGGATTTTACAACGACAGCTCAGGAGGCTCTGGaggggagatgagagaggagacaaatgCAGACGCATCTTCCGCTGTAACATCATCCATCAGAGCCAGAGCAaacgctgccgccgccgcctcccTGAACAGCCCGACGAAGGCAGGCAGAGCAATGAGCAGGAAGCAGCAGAAGCTGGCGGAAGCAGCAAAGAGTTCCCGCAACATTTCACAGTACTttgcaaagaaacaaataacGGAGGAAAGCCAGGAGGAGGCGGAGACGCAGACAGGACTGGATGCTACGTTATCTTGTAGTACTGTGGAGGTCCCTCAAAAAAACAGTAGCCAGCAGGAACACTCACCTGCCGCTGTGGAAGCTGCAGAGATCAGCCCCGTGGAGTCAGACACGGAGGACGTGATCCATgtagaaaggaaaaaagaagtaATAGTTattcttgatgatgatgaagaggagcaaACTGAGACGTTGGAGCTTGAGCGGGTTCAAGACACATATGAAGAGTCCACTTCACA accAAACGAGAAAGAGGAACCAGAGGAAGAAGCTAAAGCACCTCTAATAGCAGGA ttgACAGATGCCATGAAAGTGAGCAGAGAGTCTTCTCCTCCAGCGAAGCGCAGCCGCCCGGCGGACGGCTCCGGCAGGAGAGTGACCTTCAACCCCAACGTGCAGGAGAGGGCCCTGCACCCTGTCAATGAGCCCAAGCCTGTGACACTGAAGGAAGCGGCCGACATCGTGGTCCGCTACCTGGACCCCTTTTACACTCAGGGAAAGTTTGCCACCAAG GAGCTGTTTAAGTCCTTCGCCCGCTACTTGTCACACCTTCTTGTCGAGGGGAGGAGTCGGGGAAAAGGCCAAG TTAAAGCAGAAGCCAAGTCTCTCATCAAGAAGTTCTTCAGCAGAGTCCAGCGCTGCGAGAGCGAGGCAGACTGGAAGCACCTTAAAAGACCGCACAGCTGTAAAACCACAGAGAATAAGGAGTGA
- the LOC139300286 gene encoding butyrophilin subfamily 3 member A3, translated as MMQCFHFMVEPAKTLTAKIKESHKRAKKEKREPLDEDQLFVVDLARDLSRVCQRSAVLEHIWNLDDTWPASLCRAFLLQWAAMLESKKRPMQTDGWPEVDEGKHPDMINEQDLLQAKTVILNWIKDLRAQPEQSVWPGEPVAKVLEDLQSAWRWGRAPNLLTAMELVMWTLMVQRPDKDTIPQQWLMWKQRTQKIGAVSYIPQPVWDWISDAAVEVTLDLDTANPDLLISTDEKRMRCGFERKDVPNYHQRFDGWWCAVGVEGFGSGRHYWEVEVGERDWRLGVARESALRKGFKSLNTDTGYLTLRLERGTELKALTVPFTALPPGLIPRKVGIYLDYDRGQLSFYDVDKHFHIYTYNESFDEKLFPLFGTVEIIKDLVIKSPAAKTQCLCPTPCLWG; from the exons ATGATGCAGTGTTTTCACTTCATGGTGGAGCCGGCCAAAACCTTAACGGCCAAGATAAAG GAATCACACAAGAGAgccaagaaggagaagagggagccTCTGGATGAGGACCAGCTGTTTGTTGTGGATCTGGCTAGAGATCTCAGCCGAGTGTGCCAG AGGTCAGCAGTCCTGGAGCACATCTGGAACCTGGATGACACCTGGCcagcctctctctgcagggccTTCCTCCTCCAGTGGGCCGCCATGTTAGAGAGCAAG AAGAGGCCCATGCAGACAGATGGCTGGCCAGAGGTGGATGAGGGCAAACACCCTGATATGATTAATGAGCAGGACCTGCTGCAGGCCAAAACTGTGATCCTCAACTGGATCAAGGACCTGAGAGCTCAGCCTGAG CAAAGTGTGTGGCCTGGGGAACCTGTGGCAAAGGTTCTGGAGGACCTGCAGTCAGCCTGGCGCTGGGGCCGCGCGCCCAACCTGCTGACTGCTATGGAGCTGGTGATGTGGACTTTAATGGTGCAGCGCCCAGATAAG GACACCATACCGCAGCAGTGGCTCATGTGGAAGCAGAGGACTCAGAAGATCG GTGCCGTATCCTACATTCCTCAACCAG TGTGGGATTGGATCTCAGATGCTGCAG TGGAGGTGACTCTGGATCTGGACACAGCCAACCCTGATCTGCTCATTTCCACTGACGAGAAGAGGATGCGCTGTGGCTTTGAGAGGAAGGATGTTCCCAACTACCACCAGCGCTTCGATGGCTGGTGGTGCGCTGTCGGGGTGGAGGGCTTCGGCTCGGGCCGCCActactgggaggtggaggtgggcgAGCGGGACTGGCGGCTGGGCGTGGCCAGAGAGTCGGCCCTGAGGAAAGGCTTCAAGTCCCTGAACACAGATACGGGCTACCTGACCCTGCGGCTGGAGAGGGGCACCGAGCTGAAGGCCCTGACGGTGCCCTTCACGGCCCTGCCGCCCGGCCTCATCCCGCGCAAGGTGGGCATCTACCTCGACTACGACCGTGGCCAGCTGTCCTTCTACGACGTGGACAAACACTTCCACATTTACACCTACAACGAGAGCTTCGATGAGAAGCTGTTCCCCTTGTTTGGTACAGTGGAGATCATCAAGGATCTGGTGATCAAGTCTCCTGCAGCTAAGACCCAATGTCTCTGCCCCACCCCCTGCCTCTGGGGTTGA